AAAGAGCTCCCACTCTTCATCCGTAAAGGTTACATACGCTTCTACATGCTTACGATATTTGGTGAGGTGGAGGGGGGAGATGGACATGGAACGAAGTTACGCTAAGAGATAAAAAGGGAAAGGAGAAAAGGGAACGGTTGACAGGTTAACAAGTTGATAAGTTGACAGGGAGGGAATATTGAACAAGGAACAAGGAAGGATGAAGGAAGAAGTGAGGGAATGTTCAATGCTCAACTTTCAATTCTCAATGTTCAATGGAGAGAGAAGGAATATTCAATGCTCAATTCTCAACGATCAATGTTCAATGAAGAAAAACAACATAATTCAATCCTGCTAATCCCACTAATCCAATAATCCGTGGCCCTCCTTTTCTCTTTTGCTCTGTGCGAAGCCTTTTCTCTGCGCCCTAGTGTCTTTGCGTGACAACTTTTCTATGCGCGGGGGCGTGATACACGTCGTCTTGGGAAATGCAGGCGCTCGTTTGGTACAAAGCGGAAGTCGAGCTTGCGGGCCTGAGTTCCATACTCTTCCATTACCTGTTTATAGATCTGCTTTACACCCTTGGAATCGAAGGGATGGTTGGACAAGCTTTCCAACAACAGGATCTCAAAAGATGATGACAACAGCCAGGGCACCTCTTCTTTATACCCCATCACCGCCACGGAGCGGGTCTTTTGCATAAAGGATTGCAACAGGCGCTTGTCGATATCCAACGTGGAGCAGCACCCAAAATGGATCACTACCCCCTCGCATTTATCTTCCAGCAGACTTGCCAGATCATCGAGCGTAATGGTTTGCTTGCCCACCTGTATCAGTCCGGGGTGACCATGAAAGCCTAAATAGAGCAGCGGGTATTTTTTGTGAAATGTTTTGTTGCGCCAACGACTAATAGAGAACTGGAATTCTTCTACGGTGGCACAGCGATGATGAATAAAGGGCATTTTATTATAGCGGTGCACGAGGTCGAGTACGGGGAACATAGAGGTTTTGTCGCGGTGGTCGCCGTACCAGAAACCTTCTAAGCAAAAGATGCCTTTCATAGTGTTTGGGTTTTCACGTTTTGGATGGGGTGCTTCGTTGGAAGCGGGTGTAAATTATTACAAATTAGAGATTTGAGGTTTGAAGTTTAAGATTATGTTCAGGCAGGTGCGCCTTTGGCGCGGAGAGGGAGGAACCACAGAGACAGGGGGACAGGGAGGAGCACAGAGGGAATGGCTGATGTGAGGATGGATGATGGCTGATTTAGGTTGACAGGTTAACAAGTTGATAAGTTGACAGGGAGGGAATATTGAACAAGGAACAAGGAATGAAGAAGGAAGGTAGTTGTTTTTTGTGTTGCAGATCTGTGTGGCCTGATGTATCTTTTACGTACCTCAAGCTTTGTATATGAGAACAGCTGTACGAGTGGCACGCATTGCTATGTGGATCATGATTGTGGCCATTGTGCTTAGTTTTTTTATGAAGGGAAAATGGATCACCGTTACGTGGATAACGGCGGCGAGTGTGTGTTTGGTGAGTACGATTGTGGTAGCGTTGCGTAAACCTTCGGGTGGGGCTAAGAGATAAGAGGACAGCTGCACGCTTCAAGCCAAACAGCCGTGAGCGGGAAAGCGGTGAGGCGGGAGGAATGGAAGGAATAATGAACAAGGAATGATGAATAATGAGTGAGGAGGAATGAATAAGGAGGAAATGTTCAATGCTCAATTTTCAATGTTCAAGGGGCAAGGAAGGGAAAGGTGTGAGTGATGAGTGGGGAGGAGAAAGGAGAACGGTTGACAGGTTAACTAGTTGATAAGGAAGGGAAATTCCAATTTTACAATTCCAAATTCCAAGACCCAAACTCGAAAAGGAAAATTGAAAAGCTGCAAGCAAATAATCGCGAAACATGAAGCGTCAGACGCGAGGAGGCTAGCGTACTATAATTCTATTCGTTATTACAGGATTGATCAGTATTGGAGAAAGGTGCTATTCTTAGCTTTAAAATATTATGCTACTTTGCCTGTGATTAATACCAACAGAAGAGCGTAATTATCATTTTAATTTTTTTGCCATGGCTTCTGTTAAATAATACCCACCTATTTTTTGCGAACCCTTGAACTCAACTAGCCCCTTTAGTCTTTGTATATCCCGTTTAAATGTGATTTCGGATATACCCAATGCCTCTAGCAGTGGTCCCTTCCGCAGTCCTGGGTGGAGATACAATTGTAGCAGGATAATAGCTAGCCGACGCTTTACAGTATCATTTACAGTATCATTTACAGTATCATTTATACGTTCCTTGGCGTCTTTAGGAAGGTAAACATCTACCGGCCTGTCATTTACTATTGCTACACCATCTGCAATGTCTACGTGCAGAATAGAAGATGGTATGGGAATGCTAGATGAGAAGATGTCCCCCTCAGTAAACACCGGCGGTTTTCCCTTGCTATACACCATGGTATACTTATATACATTGCGTACGCCCGAGCCCAGTTCTTCAACCCTTCCAATCTCTTTAAAAAATTTGGCTATTACCGGATTTTTGGGGAACGGTGTAAAGCTAGCCGGATCAATCAGGCCATGAATGTGCGGCTTATTCCAGTTTTCGGTAAACAGTCGTTCCCGTTCTATTACCAGTTTTGCCGGAAAGGCATTTGCATATTCACGGTGCACCAGAAGATTGGCTACAATCTCACGAAACAGGCGATCGCGAAGGTTAATACGTTGAGCTCCCTCTTGGTAGAAGGTGTCCGGAAGATGCTTGGCCACAAAAGCCATAAGCCGCTCATAGGCTTCCACCAGGTTTATACGTATGTCATCGCGGTCGTCCTACCGGTCGGTATTGTTTACCCGGTATATAGCGTCTGTCTTATAGTAGGGAACTATGGATTGAATTACTTCATCCTTACCCAATAGTAAGGCGGCTGCCAAGGTAAAGCCTTCAACCCCGGTTTGATAGTCCTTTTGGTAGAGTCCGGCTGAGCGCATCAGTGCGGCATCATCCATAGAAAGCCAAGGATGGTCGGGCCGCTGGCTGCGCGCCAACTGCCGTACTTTTTGAAACAGGTCGGCGCGAAAGTCGGTCAGCTGTAGTGCCGGGTAAATGCGATTTTCTGTATATGTCTGCTGCTTGCGCAGGTGTAGCTGGCGCAACAGGTGTTGCTGGTTAGTGATCTCAAAATCGCCATCGCCATTCCGGTCAAAGATGCGTCCGACGGTCTGATGCACCTGGCTGCTTTCCGGCACCTATAAATAAACGATCTTTCGGTCTTCATAATGGATTACTTCTGGCGACAGGTAAAATGTCGGGAGCAACGTCTGAGGGTTGTTGGCATTGCTAACAATGGCATCTATCAGCGTTTGCACTTTCTCTTCCAGCACCCCTTCTACCCGATCCATCATTAGCCACACCTAGCAATAAGTAGCCTCCCTTGCGGTTTAGGAACGCGCATATCGATTCAAACGTGCTTTTATTAAGCTCGAAAAGACTTTCTTTAAACTCCACTTCTATCCCTTCTCCTTGTTGCAATATGTCTTTAATGCCTTGTGGCGTCATGTACTCAATTGAAGGCTGCTAATTTATTGAAATTAATAGGAGGTGAATATAAGTCGTTATTTACATTGTAAAGGCCGAACGTCAGTCTATGAATTTCCATAGCAAAGGGGAAATTCCAAT
This genomic interval from Flavisolibacter tropicus contains the following:
- a CDS encoding DUF6642 family protein, coding for MKGIFCLEGFWYGDHRDKTSMFPVLDLVHRYNKMPFIHHRCATVEEFQFSISRWRNKTFHKKYPLLYLGFHGHPGLIQVGKQTITLDDLASLLEDKCEGVVIHFGCCSTLDIDKRLLQSFMQKTRSVAVMGYKEEVPWLLSSSFEILLLESLSNHPFDSKGVKQIYKQVMEEYGTQARKLDFRFVPNERLHFPRRRVSRPRA
- a CDS encoding ATP-binding protein yields the protein MTPQGIKDILQQGEGIEVEFKESLFELNKSTFESICAFLNRKGGYLLLGVANDGSGRRGAGRESANADRCHC